From the genome of Geobacter sp. SVR, one region includes:
- a CDS encoding bacteriohemerythrin: protein MALMEWQATFETGIEEFDEHHKYLVYLLNLAHDCVVLDAEPDEVQAVISELIKYVDYHFSAEEHWMEMHNYPDLASHKGEHTALTEKVFAFNNDFMNGKVDLSTDLIQFLMQWVATHILESDARCGLFAQQHRL from the coding sequence ATGGCTTTGATGGAATGGCAAGCGACATTCGAAACCGGCATAGAGGAATTTGACGAACATCACAAATATCTGGTGTACCTGCTCAACCTCGCCCACGACTGCGTCGTGCTCGATGCCGAGCCTGACGAGGTGCAGGCTGTGATCTCGGAGCTCATTAAATATGTTGACTATCATTTTTCAGCCGAGGAACACTGGATGGAGATGCACAACTATCCCGATCTGGCCAGCCACAAGGGAGAACACACCGCGCTGACAGAGAAAGTCTTTGCCTTCAACAATGACTTTATGAACGGGAAAGTGGATCTTTCGACCGATCTGATCCAGTTCCTCATGCAATGGGTAGCCACGCACATTCTCGAGTCGGATGCCAGGTGTGGTCTGTTCGCACAACAACATCGCCTGTGA
- the lptF gene encoding LPS export ABC transporter permease LptF: protein MYHRQAMKRLINLYIIREISVLFLLGITVFTLILLMGRLIKLTDLVISRGVPLADVARMILYLMPSFLVFTIPMAFLLAVLLAFGRLSTDNEITVMKAGGISLVQLMPPVVLCALVTATMALAAGVVGVSWGNTAFKRLSFEVVKQNVTVTIREKVFWDDIPGIVLYTDHYDEEQRLLKGVIIHDGRDKQRPMTIFASDGTITGGDAREDIRLILHHGSIHATGKEKEYRLVNFGEYAMTIGAPLGSGGIGRNELDMSPRELLRQMDDPAAPRPARLKAAAEFHSRVALPFASLVFAVLAVPLGIQSRRSGKSAGFSLSIGILLAYYILLALLRTLAERGGLPPALALWLPNLLFFGLGWALLRLASQERSLAGLLSLDAVRRSWRKVN from the coding sequence ATGTATCATCGCCAGGCAATGAAACGCCTCATCAACCTGTATATAATCCGCGAAATCTCCGTGCTCTTCCTGCTCGGCATCACCGTATTCACCCTGATCCTGCTGATGGGACGACTGATCAAGCTGACCGATCTGGTGATCTCCCGCGGGGTGCCGCTGGCGGATGTGGCCAGGATGATCCTGTATCTGATGCCCTCCTTTCTGGTGTTCACCATCCCCATGGCCTTCCTGCTGGCAGTGCTGCTGGCGTTCGGGCGCCTCTCGACCGACAACGAAATCACGGTCATGAAGGCGGGAGGCATCAGCCTGGTGCAGCTTATGCCGCCGGTGGTGCTGTGCGCCCTGGTGACGGCCACAATGGCCCTGGCTGCCGGCGTAGTGGGCGTTTCGTGGGGTAATACCGCCTTCAAGCGACTGAGCTTCGAGGTCGTGAAACAGAACGTGACCGTAACGATCCGCGAGAAGGTCTTCTGGGACGACATCCCCGGCATTGTCCTGTACACCGACCATTACGACGAGGAACAGCGCCTTCTCAAGGGGGTGATCATCCATGACGGCCGCGACAAGCAGCGCCCCATGACCATCTTCGCCTCTGACGGCACGATCACCGGGGGAGACGCCCGTGAGGACATCCGCCTGATACTCCATCACGGCAGTATCCATGCAACGGGCAAGGAGAAGGAGTATCGTCTGGTGAATTTCGGTGAGTATGCCATGACTATCGGGGCGCCGCTCGGCAGCGGCGGTATCGGCCGCAACGAGCTGGACATGAGCCCAAGGGAGCTGCTCCGGCAGATGGACGATCCGGCTGCCCCGCGTCCGGCGCGTCTCAAGGCAGCGGCCGAATTTCACAGCCGCGTGGCACTGCCGTTCGCTTCACTGGTTTTTGCTGTGCTGGCGGTGCCGCTGGGGATCCAGAGCCGGCGCTCGGGCAAATCGGCGGGGTTTTCGCTCAGTATCGGCATCCTGCTGGCGTACTACATCCTGCTGGCGTTGCTGCGGACCCTGGCGGAGCGGGGAGGCCTCCCCCCTGCGCTAGCCCTTTGGCTCCCCAATCTGCTCTTCTTCGGCCTGGGGTGGGCACTGTTAAGGCTCGCCTCGCAGGAACGCAGCCTGGCTGGCCTCCTGTCGCTGGACGCAGTGCGCCGGTCGTGGCGGAAGGTGAACTGA
- a CDS encoding iron-containing alcohol dehydrogenase has protein sequence MENFTYFNPTKIEFGTGKEKLIGQHLQEHGIKKVLLCYGSERIKREGLFDLVSQSLAAKGIASVELGGIVSNPVISKVREGIVMAREHQVDAILSVGGGSVLDSVKAIAAGVCYHGDVWDLFVGKTGIQSALPLFAILTLAATGSEMNPAAVVTNEETKEKLFISAPPLFPRVSIVNPALMQGVSRDYLVYSASDVIAHLIESYFTATAFPKVQSRLVESLIYTVIETTETLLTNPADYEARSQFAWTSTLALNGLTFSGAGGFSYPNHAIEHSLSALFNVPHGAGLSVVMPAWMKWYLKQNRPQFARFAKHVFGGETPEEGIAALENWFNKIGTPTRLSQFGITEADLPTVVDNVQIYVQAFGIANIYTPEVVTDILKGAS, from the coding sequence ATGGAAAACTTCACGTATTTCAATCCAACCAAAATCGAATTCGGTACCGGTAAGGAAAAATTGATCGGCCAGCATTTGCAGGAGCACGGAATCAAGAAGGTACTGCTTTGCTACGGCAGTGAGCGCATCAAGCGGGAGGGTCTCTTCGATCTGGTCAGTCAGAGTCTTGCGGCAAAAGGCATTGCATCAGTCGAACTTGGCGGCATCGTCAGCAACCCCGTCATCTCGAAGGTGCGTGAAGGCATTGTCATGGCGAGGGAGCATCAGGTCGATGCCATCCTGAGCGTGGGCGGCGGCTCCGTACTTGACAGTGTTAAAGCGATTGCCGCTGGTGTCTGCTACCATGGCGATGTCTGGGACTTGTTTGTTGGCAAGACAGGCATCCAATCCGCGCTGCCTTTGTTCGCCATCCTGACTCTGGCCGCGACAGGCAGTGAAATGAACCCTGCGGCGGTTGTTACCAATGAGGAAACCAAGGAAAAGCTCTTCATTTCGGCTCCCCCATTGTTTCCTAGAGTTTCCATCGTCAACCCCGCGCTGATGCAAGGAGTGTCGCGCGACTATCTGGTTTATTCGGCATCCGATGTTATCGCCCATCTGATCGAAAGCTATTTCACGGCGACTGCATTCCCGAAAGTACAATCGCGCCTGGTCGAATCCCTGATCTACACGGTCATTGAGACAACCGAAACGCTGCTGACAAACCCGGCGGACTATGAGGCCCGTTCCCAGTTCGCCTGGACGTCAACATTGGCACTGAATGGCCTGACTTTTTCCGGCGCGGGGGGATTCAGTTATCCCAACCATGCTATCGAGCATTCACTTTCCGCACTCTTCAACGTGCCGCACGGTGCAGGGCTTTCGGTGGTAATGCCAGCCTGGATGAAGTGGTATCTCAAACAGAACAGGCCCCAGTTCGCGCGCTTTGCCAAACACGTATTCGGCGGGGAGACGCCCGAAGAAGGCATTGCAGCACTTGAGAACTGGTTCAACAAGATCGGCACGCCAACACGCCTCAGCCAGTTCGGCATAACTGAGGCTGATCTGCCAACCGTCGTCGATAACGTCCAGATTTATGTCCAAGCTTTTGGGATCGCGAATATCTATACCCCCGAAGTAGTAACGGACATTCTTAAGGGAGCATCGTAA
- a CDS encoding pentapeptide repeat-containing protein, with protein MLRLKTTIILICLVPALAVAQPPSPVPAADTDAEKAAVSDPAASQQEQENKAGTKSAKKAVAKRKKLRKKARKTVHAAAAEKPTGDTMTVQQVLAVLKDSRDLSGKNLKGLQLVGVNLSKCNLKGADLSRANLERADLTESNLERTDLAGANLRMASLRQAGMTAANLDQVILDGAIWKDGSICAKGSLGQCLQ; from the coding sequence ATGCTGCGATTGAAGACGACGATAATCCTGATCTGCCTTGTTCCGGCGTTAGCCGTTGCACAGCCCCCCTCCCCTGTGCCGGCAGCGGACACTGATGCGGAAAAAGCCGCGGTTTCCGATCCGGCGGCCAGCCAGCAGGAGCAGGAGAACAAGGCCGGCACTAAGAGCGCCAAAAAGGCGGTTGCCAAGCGGAAAAAACTCCGCAAAAAAGCCCGCAAGACCGTACATGCTGCCGCGGCCGAGAAACCGACCGGCGACACCATGACCGTTCAGCAGGTGCTGGCTGTGCTTAAAGACAGCCGAGACCTGTCCGGCAAAAATCTGAAAGGCCTGCAACTGGTCGGCGTCAATCTGAGCAAATGTAACCTGAAAGGGGCCGATCTGAGCAGGGCCAACCTGGAACGGGCAGACCTCACGGAAAGCAATCTGGAGCGGACCGATCTGGCCGGAGCCAACCTGAGGATGGCCAGCCTTCGCCAGGCAGGGATGACTGCCGCCAACCTGGACCAGGTCATTCTCGATGGCGCCATCTGGAAGGATGGAAGCATCTGCGCCAAAGGGTCCCTGGGCCAGTGCCTTCAGTAA
- a CDS encoding AraC family transcriptional regulator, translating into MKNRMEVALGTLRNDIARWANAGEHAQSAIKELSFFREDGPTEPFSAVYEPCICMVVQGAKRAILGNESYIYNPRQYLIASVDLPTFVQVIEASKEKPLLGLKLTLDLQQVSQLLIDGNFPHHRAQQSGHGMATSELTLPLLSAFQRLVDLLDEEHDIPMLAPIIQKEIIYLLLVGEQGARLRQIAAAGSQSQQVARAIEWLKNNFSQQVRIDDLASQARMSTSSFHNHFRSITAQSPLQYQKHLRLHEARRLMLAESLDAATAAFQVGYESPSQFSREYSRMFGAPPLRDISKLRQSNIADSLTVSNGNP; encoded by the coding sequence ATGAAAAATAGGATGGAAGTTGCGCTTGGAACTCTAAGGAATGATATTGCACGATGGGCGAATGCGGGTGAGCATGCTCAAAGCGCGATAAAGGAATTATCCTTTTTCCGGGAAGACGGGCCTACCGAACCATTCAGCGCAGTGTATGAACCGTGTATCTGCATGGTCGTGCAGGGAGCTAAACGCGCCATACTCGGAAACGAATCGTACATATACAATCCTCGCCAGTATTTGATCGCATCCGTTGATTTGCCCACATTTGTTCAGGTCATTGAGGCGAGCAAAGAAAAGCCATTGCTGGGGCTCAAACTGACGCTTGACCTGCAGCAGGTTTCCCAACTGCTCATTGACGGTAATTTCCCACATCATCGTGCGCAGCAATCCGGTCATGGCATGGCGACGAGCGAGCTAACCCTGCCACTGCTTTCTGCCTTTCAGCGTCTTGTTGATCTTCTTGATGAAGAGCACGACATTCCGATGCTTGCGCCGATCATCCAGAAAGAGATCATCTATCTGTTACTTGTTGGAGAGCAGGGGGCACGTCTACGTCAGATTGCGGCGGCTGGAAGCCAGAGTCAACAGGTAGCCCGGGCTATCGAATGGTTGAAAAACAACTTCTCACAACAGGTTCGTATTGACGATCTAGCGTCCCAGGCACGTATGAGCACTTCTTCATTTCACAATCATTTCCGGTCTATTACGGCTCAAAGCCCATTGCAGTACCAAAAGCATCTGCGTTTGCACGAAGCCAGGCGCTTAATGCTGGCGGAGTCACTGGATGCCGCTACCGCAGCGTTTCAGGTCGGTTATGAAAGCCCGTCACAGTTTAGCCGTGAATATAGCCGTATGTTTGGGGCACCGCCATTAAGAGACATCTCGAAATTGCGCCAGTCAAACATTGCTGATAGCCTAACTGTATCTAATGGTAATCCGTAA
- a CDS encoding IS3 family transposase (programmed frameshift), protein MKPRRFTEGQIIGILKQAQVGMKIVDLCRQHGISDATFYIWRSKYGGMEVSEAKRLKQLEEENKKLKQMLADAMLENKAIKDVLFKKVVTPAARRNIVIHLKEGFQFSERRACTIVGLCRSSCRYQAKPKNDAEIRTRLRELAEQRRKFGSPRLHTLLRREGYLINHKRTERLYREEGLSLHLKKRRKRISHLRVVMGRPERINQHWSMDFVSDNLYNGRRFRILTVVDDLSKQCPVLEVDHSITGKRVTRVLERLAMTKGLPEVITVDNGPEFISKALDLWAYENNVKLRFIQPGKPTQNAYIESFNGKFRDECLNDNVFVCLNSARKIIEEWRQDYNTARPHSSLNDMTPEEFSRTFLKEQKTEKPKLKLVQ, encoded by the exons ATGAAGCCTAGACGATTCACCGAAGGGCAGATCATTGGCATCCTGAAACAGGCTCAGGTCGGCATGAAGATCGTTGACCTGTGCCGTCAGCACGGCATCAGCGATGCCACCTTTTATATCTGGCGCAGCAAGTACGGCGGCATGGAAGTCTCCGAAGCCAAGCGCCTGAAACAGCTTGAGGAGGAGAACAAGAAGCTCAAGCAGATGCTGGCCGACGCTATGCTGGAAAATAAGGCCATCAAGGACGTTCTTT TCAAAAAAGTGGTAACGCCTGCCGCCCGGCGGAACATCGTGATCCACCTCAAAGAGGGATTCCAGTTCAGCGAGAGACGGGCCTGTACCATCGTCGGGCTGTGCCGGAGCAGTTGCCGGTACCAGGCGAAACCAAAGAACGATGCTGAGATCAGAACTCGCTTGCGGGAACTTGCCGAACAGCGCCGTAAGTTCGGCTCTCCCCGACTGCATACGCTGCTGCGGCGGGAAGGGTATTTGATCAACCACAAACGCACCGAACGCCTCTACCGTGAAGAAGGACTGTCTCTTCACTTGAAGAAGCGCCGGAAGCGGATCAGCCACCTCAGGGTGGTCATGGGCAGGCCCGAGCGGATTAACCAGCACTGGTCCATGGATTTCGTCTCGGACAACCTTTACAACGGCAGACGCTTCCGGATCCTGACCGTTGTCGATGATCTCAGCAAGCAATGTCCGGTTCTGGAGGTAGATCACTCCATTACCGGCAAACGGGTGACCCGGGTACTTGAACGGCTTGCCATGACAAAAGGGCTTCCGGAGGTGATCACCGTTGACAACGGCCCGGAGTTCATCAGCAAAGCACTTGATCTCTGGGCTTACGAGAACAACGTCAAGCTGCGATTCATTCAACCGGGCAAGCCAACTCAGAACGCCTACATCGAAAGCTTCAACGGCAAATTCCGGGATGAATGCCTGAACGACAACGTCTTTGTCTGCTTGAACAGCGCCCGGAAAATCATCGAAGAGTGGCGGCAGGATTACAACACTGCACGTCCCCATAGCTCACTGAACGACATGACGCCCGAAGAATTTTCTAGAACTTTTTTGAAAGAACAAAAGACCGAAAAACCTAAGCTAAAACTGGTTCAGTAA
- a CDS encoding alpha/beta hydrolase: protein MRGSAVKLTKKWDKTFPKSKAVEHQKVTFKNRYGMTLVADVYVPKKRGTGKLPALAVSGAFGAVKEQSSGFYAQEMAERGFVALAFDPSYTGESGGEPRNIGSPDINTEDVMAAVDYLGLLDIVDRNRIGLLGVCGYGGLNLSAAAVDKRIKAVASSVMYDMSRVYGKGFQDSYTPEQRTKVLENLSLQRWKDAENGKPAYASNDVVFDEKGNVTRASRILPETLPANAHPIVAEFFDYYRTKRGFHPRSINSTGAWSITTPIAFMNFPQLTYIKEISPRPVLIITGEKAHSRYFAETAYQEAAQPKALVIVPNANHVDLYDKQSGKIPFDKITEFFNKNMK, encoded by the coding sequence ATGCGAGGAAGCGCCGTGAAACTGACCAAAAAATGGGATAAAACGTTCCCAAAAAGCAAAGCTGTCGAACATCAGAAAGTTACCTTCAAAAATCGCTATGGCATGACGCTTGTTGCGGATGTCTACGTCCCGAAAAAGCGTGGCACAGGCAAACTGCCAGCACTTGCAGTGAGTGGTGCATTCGGCGCAGTAAAAGAGCAATCATCTGGCTTTTACGCGCAGGAAATGGCCGAGCGCGGTTTCGTAGCATTGGCGTTTGACCCGTCCTATACCGGTGAAAGCGGCGGGGAACCACGTAACATCGGATCGCCTGATATTAATACCGAGGATGTGATGGCCGCAGTGGACTACCTGGGCCTGCTGGATATTGTTGACCGTAACCGTATTGGGCTGCTGGGTGTTTGTGGTTATGGTGGCCTGAACCTGAGTGCTGCTGCCGTTGACAAGCGCATCAAGGCAGTTGCAAGCTCTGTGATGTACGATATGTCTCGGGTTTATGGTAAGGGTTTTCAAGACAGTTACACACCGGAACAACGCACCAAAGTACTGGAGAATTTGAGTTTACAGCGTTGGAAAGACGCGGAAAACGGCAAGCCCGCTTACGCAAGCAACGATGTTGTATTCGACGAAAAAGGCAATGTCACCCGTGCGTCACGTATCCTTCCTGAAACCCTGCCTGCGAACGCCCATCCTATTGTGGCAGAGTTCTTTGATTACTACCGCACCAAACGTGGCTTCCATCCGCGTTCGATAAACTCGACAGGTGCGTGGTCGATTACTACGCCAATTGCGTTTATGAACTTCCCGCAACTTACGTACATAAAGGAAATTTCGCCACGCCCCGTGTTGATTATCACCGGCGAAAAAGCCCATTCGCGTTACTTCGCTGAAACCGCTTATCAGGAAGCCGCACAACCGAAGGCGCTGGTCATTGTGCCAAACGCCAACCATGTTGACTTGTATGACAAGCAGAGCGGCAAGATTCCGTTTGACAAGATCACCGAGTTCTTCAACAAGAATATGAAATGA
- the mscL gene encoding large-conductance mechanosensitive channel protein MscL, translating to MSMMKEFKEFAIKGNMVDMAVGIIIGAAFGKIVSSLVGDVIMPPIGVLLGGVDFSNLAIVVREAVDNKPAVLINYGKFLLTILDFIIIAFVIFMAVKGINAFRKKEAAAPSPPSREAVLLAEIRDLIKNRP from the coding sequence ATGAGCATGATGAAAGAGTTCAAAGAATTCGCCATTAAAGGGAATATGGTCGATATGGCGGTTGGTATCATTATCGGGGCAGCCTTCGGCAAAATAGTGAGCTCCCTTGTGGGGGACGTCATCATGCCGCCGATCGGCGTTCTGCTGGGGGGCGTCGATTTTTCCAACCTGGCGATCGTGGTGAGGGAGGCGGTCGATAACAAGCCGGCAGTGCTTATCAACTACGGAAAGTTCCTGTTGACCATCCTGGATTTCATCATCATCGCCTTTGTCATATTCATGGCGGTGAAGGGCATTAATGCCTTCAGGAAAAAGGAGGCTGCGGCGCCATCGCCCCCTTCCCGGGAGGCGGTTCTGCTTGCGGAGATCAGGGACCTGATAAAGAATAGACCTTAG